TCTCGTACACACATTGTTTACGCTTTATATCGCCGCGCTGATGCTGCGCATGCTGCTGGCGCTGGTCAGGGCGGACTTTTACAATCCGCTCTCGCAGTTTCTGGTGACGGTCACCAACCCGGTGCTGATCCCGGTGCGGCGCGTTATCCCCAGCATCGCGCGGGTGGATACCGCATCGGTGTTGTTGATGCTGGTGCTGAAGATGCTGGAACTGGCCCTGCTGGCGATGATTGCCGGCGGTGCACCGAGCTTTCCCGTACTGTTTGTAATCGCGGTGCTGCAGCTCGCCGAGCTGTTGATCCAGATTTTCATCTTCGCGCTGATCGTGCAAGCCGTTATCAGCTGGGTCGCGCCCTCGCAGGCTTACGAGAACCCGGCGGTATCGATCCTGCGCGACCTCACGCGGCCACTGTTGCGACCGGTGCGCAGCGTGCTGC
The nucleotide sequence above comes from Gammaproteobacteria bacterium. Encoded proteins:
- a CDS encoding YggT family protein, which translates into the protein MNNVASNVSAFLVHTLFTLYIAALMLRMLLALVRADFYNPLSQFLVTVTNPVLIPVRRVIPSIARVDTASVLLMLVLKMLELALLAMIAGGAPSFPVLFVIAVLQLAELLIQIFIFALIVQAVISWVAPSQAYENPAVSILRDLTRPLLRPVRSVLPPIGMVDLSPMVVIIGLYVLLIVLRSLY